From a region of the Erythrobacter neustonensis genome:
- a CDS encoding right-handed parallel beta-helix repeat-containing protein, with protein MTMPAPASPLRALALVAAAILPVAVVSAQPVPDAFTIAETGARFATLQEAVDAIGEGRGTIRIAEGTYRQCAVQNAGVIVYEAPRPGSVTFIARSCEGKAAFVLRGIGAEIRGITFSNMRVPDGNGAGIRLEKGALNVAHARFENSQQGILTADDPTGRIYITRSTFTGLGTCENSAGCAHSIYIGNYGSLTVRESRFERGMGGHYVKVRSREVVIENNSFDDANGKATNYMIDLPAGSVGRIADNWFVQGRDKENYSAFIALGAEDLLHPSDGLEVVNNEARFVPGVSRSSAFLADWTASRVVMQGNRIAGGIKQYEQR; from the coding sequence ATGACCATGCCCGCCCCCGCTTCGCCCCTGCGCGCCCTTGCGCTTGTCGCCGCTGCCATCCTGCCGGTCGCGGTGGTGAGCGCACAGCCCGTTCCCGATGCCTTCACCATCGCCGAAACCGGCGCGCGGTTCGCGACCTTGCAGGAAGCGGTTGACGCGATCGGCGAAGGGCGCGGCACGATCCGCATCGCCGAAGGCACCTATCGCCAATGCGCGGTGCAGAACGCGGGTGTGATCGTCTACGAAGCGCCCCGTCCCGGCAGCGTCACCTTCATCGCCCGCTCGTGCGAGGGCAAGGCCGCCTTCGTGCTGCGCGGGATCGGTGCCGAGATCCGGGGGATCACGTTCTCGAACATGCGCGTGCCCGACGGCAATGGCGCAGGCATCCGGCTGGAGAAGGGCGCGCTGAATGTCGCCCATGCGCGGTTCGAAAACAGCCAGCAGGGCATTTTGACCGCCGATGATCCGACGGGCCGCATCTACATCACCCGGTCGACCTTCACCGGGCTTGGCACCTGCGAGAATTCGGCCGGCTGCGCGCATTCGATCTATATCGGCAATTACGGATCGCTCACGGTGCGCGAAAGCCGGTTCGAGCGGGGGATGGGCGGCCACTATGTCAAGGTCCGGAGCCGCGAAGTGGTGATCGAAAACAACAGTTTCGATGACGCGAACGGCAAGGCGACCAATTACATGATCGACCTGCCCGCCGGCAGCGTGGGCCGGATCGCCGACAACTGGTTCGTGCAGGGGCGCGACAAGGAGAACTATTCGGCCTTTATCGCGCTCGGTGCCGAAGACCTGCTCCATCCTTCTGACGGGCTCGAGGTCGTGAACAACGAAGCCCGCTTCGTCCCCGGCGTATCGCGCAGCAGCGCCTTCCTCGCCGACTGGACCGCGAGCCGCGTGGTGATGCAGGGCAACAGGATCGCGGGCGGGATCAAGCAATACGAGCAGCGCTGA
- the ribA gene encoding GTP cyclohydrolase II — MDALRHGWPLAFAGGPQGTITLLPVETAALAHATAPQMLISAARAATLKLANQKEAAVPHAPVLIAGGEDFALRDALPIADPALDLGNPLKGPFKAVALDWAEAAVAALELARIAGILPAFMVDPQGAGEALPIAASDLAAYADAGALKIVTRARLPVSACEDAEIVAFRSAADLREHVALVIGKQNGDRQPLVRLHSECLTGDILGSLKCDCGPQLDAALHAMAHEARDSGGWGVLLYMRQEGRGIGLVNKLRAYRLQDQGFDTVEANQRLGLPDEARDFPVAARMLELLGATTIRLLTNNPAKVRALEDAGITVSERVPHQLPDNPHNARYLATKRDRSGHLLI, encoded by the coding sequence GTGGACGCGCTGCGCCACGGCTGGCCGCTCGCCTTTGCGGGCGGGCCCCAAGGGACGATAACGCTGCTGCCGGTCGAGACCGCCGCGCTTGCCCACGCAACCGCGCCGCAGATGCTGATCTCGGCGGCGCGCGCGGCGACCCTGAAGCTTGCCAACCAGAAAGAAGCAGCCGTGCCGCACGCCCCGGTGCTGATCGCAGGGGGTGAGGATTTCGCACTTCGCGATGCGCTGCCGATTGCCGACCCCGCGCTCGATCTTGGCAACCCTCTCAAAGGACCGTTCAAGGCAGTCGCGCTCGATTGGGCCGAGGCGGCGGTGGCCGCGCTCGAACTGGCGCGGATCGCAGGCATCCTGCCCGCCTTCATGGTCGATCCGCAAGGCGCGGGCGAGGCACTGCCGATCGCGGCGAGCGACCTTGCCGCCTATGCCGATGCGGGCGCGCTGAAGATCGTCACCCGCGCACGGCTGCCGGTGAGCGCCTGCGAGGATGCCGAGATCGTCGCCTTCCGCTCCGCCGCCGACCTGCGCGAACATGTCGCGCTCGTCATCGGCAAGCAGAACGGCGACCGCCAGCCCCTGGTGCGCCTGCATTCCGAATGCCTGACCGGCGACATCCTCGGCAGCCTCAAGTGCGACTGCGGGCCGCAGCTCGATGCCGCGCTCCACGCGATGGCGCACGAGGCGCGGGACAGCGGTGGCTGGGGCGTGCTGCTCTACATGCGGCAGGAGGGTCGCGGGATCGGCCTTGTCAACAAGCTGCGCGCCTACCGCTTGCAGGACCAGGGGTTCGACACGGTCGAGGCCAACCAGCGCCTTGGCCTGCCCGACGAGGCACGCGATTTCCCGGTGGCGGCGCGGATGCTGGAGCTGCTGGGGGCGACGACCATTCGGCTGCTCACCAACAACCCGGCGAAAGTGCGCGCGCTGGAGGATGCGGGGATCACGGTGAGCGAACGGGTGCCGCATCAGCTTCCCGATAACCCGCACAACGCGCGCTATCTGGCGACCAAGCGCGACCGGTCAGGGCATTTGCTGATCTGA
- a CDS encoding exodeoxyribonuclease III, whose amino-acid sequence MLSVATWNINSARLRVGLIEKLLTEAAPDILCLQEIKCESHLFPAEALASLGYTHQAVSGQKGYHGVATISRVPIREVTRHDWQDNGEARHIGVEVLGRDLLIENVYVPAGGDVPDRAVNPKFGQKLDFLGRMTAWADTLDRPSLIVGDFNIAPLESDVWSHKQLLKVVSHTPVEVETLKRFQDAHGWVDLGRQHVPAPQRYYSWWSYRNPGWQENDKGRRLDHMWASPEVARQATAHRVIEEARSWTQPSDHVPLVTEFDL is encoded by the coding sequence ATGCTGTCTGTTGCCACCTGGAACATCAACTCGGCCCGTCTGCGGGTCGGTCTCATCGAAAAGCTGCTGACCGAGGCCGCGCCCGACATCCTGTGCCTGCAGGAGATCAAGTGCGAAAGCCACCTGTTCCCGGCCGAAGCGCTGGCGAGCCTCGGTTACACCCATCAGGCGGTGAGCGGGCAGAAAGGCTATCACGGCGTCGCCACGATCAGCCGCGTCCCGATCCGCGAGGTTACCCGCCACGACTGGCAGGACAATGGCGAGGCGCGACATATCGGGGTCGAGGTGCTGGGCCGCGACCTCCTGATCGAGAACGTCTATGTCCCTGCCGGCGGCGACGTTCCCGACCGCGCGGTGAACCCCAAGTTCGGCCAGAAGCTCGACTTCCTCGGCCGGATGACCGCGTGGGCGGACACGCTTGACCGGCCCTCGTTGATCGTCGGCGATTTCAACATAGCCCCGCTCGAAAGCGACGTGTGGAGCCACAAGCAGTTGCTCAAGGTCGTCAGCCATACGCCGGTCGAGGTCGAGACGCTGAAGCGCTTTCAGGACGCGCATGGCTGGGTCGATCTGGGCCGCCAGCATGTGCCCGCGCCGCAACGTTATTATTCGTGGTGGAGCTACCGCAATCCCGGCTGGCAGGAGAACGACAAGGGCCGCCGGCTCGATCATATGTGGGCCTCGCCCGAGGTCGCACGGCAGGCGACCGCGCACCGCGTGATCGAGGAAGCGCGCAGCTGGACGCAGCCGTCCGACCACGTGCCGCTGGTGACGGAGTTCGATCTCTGA
- a CDS encoding alkaline phosphatase: MTRTILTALLLASVAATPAMARERKPAAEPRAKNVILFIGDGMGISTITAARIYDGQKRGETGEENRLSFEKFPNVALVKTYNTNAQVPDSAGTATAIHSGVKTRIGVLGIGPAAEKGVCRDALTHPLPLLGEEVKARGLALGIVTTTRLTHATPASVYARSADRDWESDTAIPADQQPAGCKDIARQLAEARFDVALGGGTSVFYGKDKDAAGRRIEAGADLPAQWAAANRGTVVRSAAELTAAPKNRPVLGLFAPGHLTFMADRKADSPEPTLTEMTAAAIARLKADPQGYYLMVEGGRIDHAHHAGQAGYALEEAVEFARAVQYAVDHTDPAETLIMVTADHSHVFTIAGYPKRGNDILGVVVPPQGSGEDGGDGASPLLAADGKPYTTLGYANGPGGLRLDPDATDHDHARPAPETGIKARQQALVPLGSETHGGEDVALFATGPGAARARGVIEQNVIYSIIRKALGWEK; the protein is encoded by the coding sequence ATGACCCGCACGATCCTCACCGCCCTGCTTCTCGCCAGCGTCGCCGCTACCCCGGCGATGGCAAGGGAGCGCAAACCCGCCGCCGAACCGCGCGCGAAGAACGTGATCCTGTTCATCGGCGACGGGATGGGGATTTCGACGATCACCGCCGCGCGGATCTACGACGGCCAGAAGCGCGGCGAGACGGGGGAGGAGAACCGGCTCAGCTTCGAGAAATTCCCGAACGTGGCGCTGGTCAAGACCTACAACACCAACGCGCAGGTGCCCGACAGCGCGGGCACGGCAACCGCGATTCATTCGGGCGTGAAGACCCGGATCGGCGTGCTCGGGATCGGGCCGGCGGCGGAAAAGGGCGTGTGCCGCGATGCGCTGACGCACCCGCTGCCGCTGTTGGGCGAGGAGGTGAAGGCGCGGGGGCTGGCGCTCGGCATCGTCACCACCACGCGGCTGACCCACGCAACCCCGGCCAGCGTCTATGCCCGCAGCGCCGACCGCGACTGGGAGAGCGACACCGCGATCCCCGCCGACCAGCAGCCGGCGGGATGCAAGGATATCGCGCGCCAGCTGGCCGAGGCGCGGTTCGATGTGGCGCTGGGGGGCGGGACATCGGTGTTCTACGGGAAGGACAAGGACGCCGCGGGGCGGCGGATCGAAGCTGGCGCGGATTTGCCGGCGCAGTGGGCGGCGGCCAATCGCGGCACGGTCGTCCGCAGCGCGGCCGAGCTGACCGCAGCGCCGAAGAACCGGCCCGTGCTCGGGCTGTTCGCGCCCGGCCACCTCACCTTCATGGCCGATCGCAAGGCCGATTCGCCCGAGCCTACGCTGACCGAGATGACCGCCGCGGCAATCGCGCGGCTCAAGGCCGATCCGCAGGGCTATTACCTGATGGTCGAGGGCGGGCGGATCGATCACGCGCACCACGCAGGCCAGGCCGGCTATGCGCTGGAGGAAGCGGTCGAATTTGCGCGCGCGGTGCAATATGCGGTCGATCATACCGATCCCGCCGAAACGCTGATCATGGTGACCGCCGATCACAGCCACGTGTTCACGATCGCCGGCTATCCCAAGCGCGGGAACGACATCCTCGGGGTGGTCGTCCCGCCGCAAGGTTCGGGCGAGGATGGCGGCGACGGCGCCTCGCCGTTGCTGGCAGCGGACGGGAAACCCTATACCACGCTCGGCTATGCCAACGGGCCGGGGGGCTTGCGTCTGGACCCCGATGCGACCGACCACGATCACGCGCGGCCGGCACCCGAGACCGGGATCAAGGCGCGTCAGCAGGCGCTGGTGCCGCTGGGCAGCGAAACGCATGGCGGGGAGGATGTCGCGCTGTTCGCGACAGGCCCGGGCGCGGCGCGGGCACGCGGCGTGATCGAGCAGAACGTGATCTACAGCATCATCCGCAAGGCGCTGGGCTGGGAGAAATAG
- a CDS encoding LolA family protein, whose protein sequence is MNKNTSFVSKLGLGLGAGALAFGLAPMAAPAFVPAAAAQSASEIDAVVGALRGISTMKADFTQTDRQGTTLRGTMTLKRPGKIRFDYGKSADFLVISNGKSLYMVDYEVAQVERWPIGNSPLGALFDPNKDVKRFGKIVPTGNRNVISVEVRDPKKPEFGMITLIFTRNASAPGGWQLTNWVALDAQNNRTRVNLSNQRYGLAVSDSTFTFKDPRRSTRRPG, encoded by the coding sequence ATGAACAAAAACACATCTTTCGTGAGCAAGCTGGGGCTTGGCCTTGGGGCCGGGGCGCTGGCTTTTGGCCTTGCCCCCATGGCAGCCCCCGCCTTCGTCCCCGCAGCCGCCGCGCAATCGGCGAGCGAGATCGACGCGGTCGTGGGCGCGCTGCGCGGCATCTCCACCATGAAGGCCGACTTCACCCAGACCGACCGCCAGGGCACCACCTTGCGCGGCACGATGACGCTGAAGCGTCCGGGCAAGATCCGCTTCGACTACGGCAAGAGCGCCGATTTCCTAGTGATCTCGAACGGCAAGTCGCTCTACATGGTCGACTACGAAGTCGCGCAGGTCGAACGCTGGCCGATCGGCAATTCGCCGCTGGGCGCGCTGTTCGATCCGAACAAGGACGTAAAACGGTTCGGCAAGATCGTGCCGACGGGCAATCGCAACGTGATCAGCGTCGAAGTGCGCGATCCCAAGAAGCCCGAGTTCGGGATGATCACGCTGATCTTCACCCGCAACGCGTCGGCCCCGGGCGGCTGGCAGCTGACCAACTGGGTTGCGCTCGATGCGCAAAACAACCGCACCCGCGTCAATCTCTCGAATCAGCGGTATGGCCTTGCCGTGTCGGACAGCACGTTCACCTTCAAGGACCCGCGCCGCTCGACTCGTCGCCCGGGATAA
- the rpmG gene encoding 50S ribosomal protein L33, with amino-acid sequence MAKPTTVKIRLVSSEGTGFFYVTKKNPRNITEKMSFRKYDPVARKHVEFKEAKIK; translated from the coding sequence ATGGCGAAGCCCACCACCGTCAAGATCCGCCTCGTCTCAAGCGAAGGCACCGGCTTTTTCTACGTGACCAAGAAGAATCCGCGGAACATCACCGAGAAGATGAGCTTCCGCAAGTATGACCCGGTTGCACGCAAGCATGTCGAATTCAAGGAAGCCAAGATCAAGTAA
- the arfB gene encoding alternative ribosome rescue aminoacyl-tRNA hydrolase ArfB, giving the protein MHDDEPLTARALRLASESFLAGSGPGGQNANKVATEVELRVNIYALRLSPPVFARLRELAGSRIAGNGDLIVTSKAHRTQDANRQDARAKLAALLDEAQVQPKRRAKTRLNRVGKTERLKVKKGRAAVKANRGKPRASDW; this is encoded by the coding sequence ATGCATGACGACGAACCGCTGACCGCGCGCGCGCTGCGCCTGGCCAGCGAAAGCTTTCTGGCAGGTTCGGGGCCGGGCGGGCAGAACGCGAACAAGGTTGCCACCGAAGTCGAACTGCGGGTCAACATCTATGCCCTGCGCTTAAGCCCTCCGGTGTTTGCGCGGCTGCGCGAACTGGCGGGGAGCCGGATCGCGGGCAATGGCGATCTGATCGTCACCTCCAAGGCGCACCGCACGCAGGACGCCAACCGGCAGGACGCGCGGGCGAAACTGGCCGCGCTGCTCGATGAAGCGCAGGTTCAGCCCAAACGCCGTGCCAAGACCCGGCTCAACCGGGTGGGCAAGACCGAGCGGCTGAAGGTCAAGAAAGGGCGCGCCGCGGTCAAGGCCAACCGCGGAAAGCCCCGCGCATCGGATTGGTGA
- a CDS encoding RluA family pseudouridine synthase, with the protein MADITILYEDGEALVIDKPSGMAVDRPRKGGICLEDHLERLKLGFQRPPVAVHRLDTDTSGCLLLARNPKALARFNKAFEERLVGKTYLAVLAGRPEGTQGTIELSLSKISSAEKGWRMIPARKGKPAVSHWELVEELGPHSLIRFRPETGRTHQLRVHALAGLGAPLLGDPVYGAGNAPGAKRTMLHAESLTVTRPGKTAIEARAPLPRDFLALGITDA; encoded by the coding sequence ATGGCTGACATTACGATACTCTACGAAGACGGCGAAGCGCTGGTGATCGACAAGCCTTCGGGCATGGCTGTGGACCGGCCGCGGAAGGGCGGGATCTGCCTCGAAGATCACCTCGAACGACTGAAGCTGGGCTTCCAGCGCCCGCCTGTTGCGGTCCACCGCCTCGACACCGACACCAGCGGCTGCCTGCTCCTGGCGCGCAACCCCAAGGCGCTGGCGCGGTTCAACAAGGCGTTCGAGGAGCGGCTGGTGGGCAAGACCTATCTCGCGGTGCTCGCCGGCCGGCCCGAGGGCACCCAAGGCACGATCGAGCTGTCGCTGTCGAAGATCTCGTCGGCGGAAAAGGGCTGGCGGATGATCCCCGCCAGGAAGGGCAAGCCTGCTGTCTCGCACTGGGAACTGGTCGAGGAACTGGGACCGCACAGCCTGATTCGCTTCCGCCCCGAAACCGGGCGCACGCACCAGCTGCGCGTGCACGCGCTGGCCGGGCTTGGCGCGCCGCTGCTGGGCGATCCGGTTTACGGCGCGGGCAATGCGCCGGGCGCGAAACGCACGATGCTCCACGCCGAAAGCCTGACCGTCACCCGCCCGGGCAAGACCGCGATCGAGGCGCGCGCCCCGCTGCCGCGCGATTTCCTCGCGCTCGGCATCACGGATGCATGA
- the pabB gene encoding aminodeoxychorismate synthase component I, producing the protein MAPHAPFVLLDDARAGEGAADALLYDTLRAQFVAHRPDEVEGALAAADAARVANGGTLAGYIAYEAGLALEPRLAAHAALRSGAAGPLVWLGLFDPARRIAAADVPAWLAARAEAPGTLGPMEPQLSPGGYAAAFAALTEAIHAGDIYQANLTYPLAGSYRGDPVGLYAALRDGAQAGYGGLVFDGSHWLLSFSPELFAALNGAEAKVKPMKGTRPRMTDASADAAMARDLAASVKDRAENLMIVDLMRNDLSRVAEPGSVRVDAPFAVESYPTVHQMVSTVRARLAPGRTAMDMVRALFPCGSITGAPKIRAMELLTSAERDARGPYCGAIGRIDADGNAAFNVAIRTLRLTPIENGQGSAVLGIGSAIVADSDAMSERRECEVKAGFLRRAAPGLAAPQCDLIETMRFDPDSGIPHLEAHLARMKASAATLGFVFDRHALRNQIQALCFELETPAKIRLMVARSGASALETAPLPAPLGEPVKVAALPHPLDPTDWRLAHKTSDRGFYEDALAAARSFGADEALLVRKDGQVTEGCWTSVFAEGSDGVLVTPPLALGLLPGVLRAHLIEQGRAREGEVTLDMLAGGFWLGNALRGLMAAQLV; encoded by the coding sequence ATGGCTCCGCACGCTCCGTTCGTCCTGCTCGATGATGCCCGCGCCGGCGAAGGCGCCGCCGACGCGCTGCTTTACGACACGCTGCGCGCGCAGTTCGTGGCGCACCGCCCGGACGAGGTCGAAGGCGCGCTGGCCGCTGCCGATGCCGCGCGCGTGGCGAATGGCGGAACGCTGGCGGGCTATATCGCCTATGAAGCGGGCCTTGCGCTCGAACCCAGGCTTGCCGCGCATGCCGCGCTGCGCAGCGGCGCAGCCGGGCCGCTGGTCTGGCTCGGCCTGTTCGATCCTGCGCGCCGGATCGCCGCTGCCGACGTGCCCGCATGGCTCGCCGCGCGCGCCGAAGCGCCGGGCACGCTTGGCCCGATGGAGCCGCAATTGTCGCCCGGTGGCTATGCCGCGGCCTTTGCCGCGCTGACCGAAGCGATCCATGCAGGCGACATCTATCAGGCCAACCTCACCTATCCGCTGGCCGGTTCCTATCGCGGCGATCCGGTGGGGCTTTACGCCGCGCTGCGGGACGGGGCGCAGGCGGGTTATGGCGGGCTGGTGTTCGACGGGTCGCACTGGCTGTTGAGCTTCTCGCCCGAACTCTTCGCCGCGCTCAACGGGGCGGAAGCCAAGGTCAAGCCGATGAAGGGCACCCGCCCGCGCATGACCGATGCGTCCGCCGATGCCGCGATGGCCCGCGATCTTGCCGCCTCTGTCAAGGACCGCGCGGAAAACCTGATGATCGTCGACCTGATGCGCAACGATCTGTCGCGCGTGGCCGAACCCGGCAGCGTGCGGGTCGATGCGCCCTTTGCGGTCGAAAGCTATCCGACGGTGCACCAGATGGTCTCGACCGTGCGTGCGCGGCTCGCCCCGGGCCGCACCGCGATGGACATGGTGCGCGCACTGTTCCCCTGCGGCTCGATCACCGGCGCGCCCAAGATCCGTGCAATGGAATTGCTGACCAGCGCAGAGCGCGATGCGCGCGGGCCCTATTGCGGGGCGATCGGGCGGATCGATGCTGATGGCAATGCCGCCTTCAACGTCGCGATCCGCACCTTGCGGCTGACCCCGATCGAGAACGGTCAGGGCAGCGCGGTGCTCGGCATCGGCTCGGCGATCGTCGCGGATAGCGATGCGATGTCCGAACGGCGCGAATGCGAGGTCAAGGCCGGCTTCCTGCGCCGTGCCGCGCCCGGGCTTGCCGCGCCGCAATGCGACCTGATCGAAACGATGCGCTTCGATCCCGACAGCGGCATCCCGCATCTCGAAGCGCACCTTGCGCGGATGAAGGCGAGCGCCGCCACGCTCGGTTTCGTGTTCGACCGCCATGCCCTGCGCAACCAGATCCAGGCGCTGTGCTTCGAGCTTGAAACCCCCGCCAAAATCCGGCTGATGGTGGCAAGGAGCGGGGCCAGCGCGCTGGAAACCGCACCGCTGCCGGCACCGCTTGGCGAGCCGGTCAAGGTCGCAGCCCTTCCCCACCCGCTCGATCCCACCGACTGGCGGCTCGCGCACAAGACCTCCGATCGCGGATTTTACGAGGATGCGCTGGCCGCCGCGCGCAGCTTCGGCGCGGACGAGGCGCTGCTGGTGCGCAAGGATGGTCAGGTGACCGAGGGCTGCTGGACGAGCGTGTTTGCGGAAGGTTCGGACGGCGTGCTTGTCACCCCGCCGCTTGCCCTCGGGCTGCTGCCCGGCGTACTGCGCGCGCACCTCATCGAACAGGGCCGCGCGCGCGAAGGCGAGGTAACGCTGGACATGCTGGCAGGCGGGTTCTGGCTCGGCAATGCACTGCGCGGTCTGATGGCTGCGCAGCTTGTCTGA
- a CDS encoding helicase HerA-like domain-containing protein has translation MSEQSGDIFLGLGGDGTRQSLLLSRANRHGLIAGATGTGKTVTLQGIAESFSKAGVPVFLADVKGDLSGIAMPGSPTFKHAAKLEARAAELGITDYAYEDNPAVFWDLYGEQGHPIRTTVSEMGPLLLARLLDLNETQEGVLQIIFRHADENGLLLLDFADLSALLAWANENAAELSGKYGNVTKPSVGAIQRQLLSFEAQGADHFFGEPALEIGDFLKVDENGRGYINVLAADKLMRSPKLYATFLLWLLAELFEALPEVGDPEKPVLVFFFDEAHLLFADAPKALMDTIEQVVRLIRSKGVGVYFITQNPIDIPEKVAGQLGNRVQHALRAFTPRDQRAIRAASETFRVNPALDVETVITELKVGEALVSTLDEEGAPTVVARAMIKPPRSRLGPLTAKERAIIQSVSPLEGKYDTRVDRESAAEVLAAKAADAAATAEEVAAKGKAEVGKRERKTPSVWEKAGKSAMTAASGSLASMAVAMVLGKKSSASPIQTGATAFVRNLIGGLMR, from the coding sequence ATGAGCGAACAGAGCGGTGACATCTTTCTCGGGCTGGGCGGCGATGGCACGCGCCAGTCGCTGCTGCTGAGCCGCGCGAACCGCCACGGATTGATTGCGGGCGCAACGGGAACGGGCAAGACCGTGACCTTGCAGGGGATTGCCGAAAGCTTTTCCAAGGCGGGCGTGCCGGTGTTCCTTGCCGATGTGAAGGGCGATCTGTCGGGGATCGCGATGCCCGGATCGCCCACCTTCAAACACGCCGCCAAGCTTGAGGCGCGCGCCGCCGAACTGGGGATCACCGACTACGCCTACGAGGACAACCCCGCGGTGTTCTGGGATCTTTACGGCGAACAGGGCCACCCGATCCGCACCACGGTGTCCGAAATGGGCCCGCTGCTGCTCGCCCGCCTGCTCGATCTCAACGAGACGCAGGAAGGCGTGTTGCAGATCATCTTCCGCCATGCCGACGAGAATGGTCTGCTGCTGCTCGATTTTGCCGATCTTTCGGCGCTGCTGGCATGGGCGAACGAGAATGCGGCCGAATTGTCGGGCAAATACGGCAACGTCACCAAGCCATCTGTGGGCGCGATCCAGCGGCAGCTCTTGTCCTTCGAAGCGCAGGGGGCGGACCATTTCTTCGGCGAGCCGGCGCTGGAAATCGGCGATTTCCTGAAAGTGGACGAGAATGGCCGCGGCTATATCAACGTGCTTGCTGCCGACAAGCTGATGCGCAGCCCCAAGCTTTACGCCACCTTCCTCTTGTGGCTGCTGGCCGAACTGTTCGAGGCGCTGCCCGAGGTGGGCGACCCCGAAAAGCCGGTGCTGGTGTTCTTTTTCGACGAGGCGCACCTGCTGTTCGCCGATGCGCCCAAGGCGCTGATGGACACGATCGAACAGGTCGTCCGGCTGATCCGGTCGAAGGGGGTGGGGGTCTATTTCATCACCCAGAACCCGATCGACATCCCCGAGAAGGTCGCCGGCCAGCTGGGCAACCGCGTGCAGCATGCGCTGCGCGCCTTCACTCCGCGCGATCAGCGGGCGATCAGGGCAGCGTCGGAGACGTTCCGGGTCAACCCCGCGCTCGATGTCGAAACCGTGATCACCGAGTTGAAGGTGGGCGAGGCGCTGGTTTCCACGCTCGACGAAGAAGGTGCGCCGACGGTGGTGGCGCGCGCGATGATCAAGCCGCCGCGCTCGCGGCTGGGGCCGCTGACCGCAAAGGAGCGCGCGATCATCCAGTCGGTCAGTCCGCTTGAAGGCAAATACGACACCCGGGTCGACCGCGAAAGCGCGGCCGAGGTGCTGGCCGCCAAGGCCGCCGATGCCGCAGCCACCGCCGAGGAGGTTGCCGCAAAGGGCAAGGCGGAGGTTGGCAAGCGCGAGCGCAAGACGCCTTCGGTGTGGGAAAAGGCCGGCAAGAGCGCGATGACCGCGGCGAGCGGGTCGCTGGCTTCGATGGCGGTGGCGATGGTGCTGGGCAAGAAATCGTCCGCCAGCCCGATCCAGACCGGCGCGACCGCTTTCGTGCGCAACCTGATCGGCGGGCTGATGCGCTGA
- a CDS encoding VOC family protein, giving the protein MIGYVTLGTNDLPRAAAFYDAVAAHFGLGRMMEFDSFIAWGEIGGAAGIAATVPFDGQPATVGNGVMVALEVKTPEEVHAVYDTAIAHGGTCEGAPGPRGGDGFYAGYFRDPDGNKLNAFCMVAPDKSEG; this is encoded by the coding sequence ATGATCGGCTACGTAACCCTCGGCACCAATGATCTGCCGCGCGCGGCGGCGTTCTACGATGCTGTCGCGGCGCATTTCGGGCTGGGACGGATGATGGAATTCGACAGCTTCATCGCCTGGGGCGAAATCGGCGGCGCGGCCGGGATCGCCGCGACCGTGCCCTTCGATGGCCAGCCGGCCACGGTGGGCAACGGGGTGATGGTCGCGCTGGAGGTGAAAACCCCCGAAGAAGTCCACGCGGTCTATGACACCGCGATCGCGCATGGCGGCACCTGTGAAGGCGCGCCCGGACCGCGCGGCGGCGACGGGTTTTACGCAGGCTATTTCCGCGATCCCGATGGCAACAAATTGAACGCCTTCTGCATGGTCGCACCCGACAAGTCCGAAGGCTGA